GGCATCAGCGCGCGGGACATGATCGATCCCGAGTACGGCTACACCGCGTTCGGCCCCGTCGGCGGGGTGTTCGTCCTCGGGGTGGGCATGCTGGTGCTGGGCATTCCGCTGATGTTGGCGTGCTTCGCATTCGGCACCAAACGATTCTTCCGCGGGGAGACTCTGACACCCGACACGGAGGTCAAGGTCCCGGATGTGTACTGATACGAAAGAGCAGGCACCGCAATGCATCTGACTGTCGGTTACCTCGCCACCCCCACCGGGGACGATGGGGCGGCGCTGGCCGCCGCGTTCGCCCGCACCTTCGACGCCGAGGTGGATGTCGTGCTCGTCGTGCGCCACGAACTGCCCGACGGCCACCCCGGCCGGGGCCAGTACCAGGAACTGCTGATCGAACGCGGTCAGCAGTGGATCTCCAAGGCGGTGACGAGGCTGACCGGAGCGGCCAAGTCGGTGACGCCCAATGTGCTGGTGGGGGAATCGTTCCCGGAGACCCTGATGGCCTTCGCCGAGCAGAAGCGCTCCGATCTCATCGTGGTCGGCGGTGCGCGCGACGGGTTCTTCGGGGGCCACGTGATCGGACCCGTCTCGAGTGCACTGCTGCACAGCTCATCGATCCCGGTGGCGTTGGCTCCGCGCGGATACGCCGACGACCCGCCCGAGACCATCACCGCCATCACGGCCGCGGTCCCCACCCGTCCCGGTGACGACAATCCCCTGCCGTTCGCCATCGCACTCGCTCGGGCCGGGACGCTGCCGATCCGGATGCTGTCGCTGGTGTCGGCCGAGAACCTCGCCGAGGCCGAGGACCTGACGGAGCTGCGGGCCGCTCAGGTGGCCGCGGCACGCAAGAACCTCAACGTCGCGGCCCACGCCCTGCCCGACGCACCGGAGATCGAGTCGCTGGTCGCCGACGGCATGACCCTGGAATCGGCACTGAAGAAGTTGAACTGGACCGACTCTGACGTGCTTGTCGTCGGCTCCAGCAGATTCGCGGCGCCCAAGCGGATCTTCCTGGGCTTCACCGCATCTCGGATTCTGGCCGGAGTCGACGCCCCGGTGGTGGTGATCCCCCGGGACTAGCGCTTGGTGAAGATCGTACGGTGCCAGGCCTTCTCGGCGACACCGGTGATGTCACTCATCACGTGCTTGATGGTCAGGTACTCCTCGAACGAGTAATCGCTCATGTCCTTGCCGAAGCCTGACGCGCCGACACCGCCGTGCGGCATCTCGCTGATGATCGGAATGTGGTCGTTGATCCACACGCAGCCCGCGTTGATCTCGCGCGAGGCCCGCTGTGCGCGGTACACGTCACGGGTCCACGCCGAGGCCGCGAGCCCATACTCGGTGTCGTTGGCCTGCCGCAGGGCGTCGTCGTCGTCGGTGAAGGACCGCACGGTGAGCACAGGCCCGAAGATCTCGTTGCGGTAGACCTCGGAGTTCTCGTCGACGTCGGCGATCAGCGTCGGAGCGTAGAACGAGCCAGGACGAGCGATCACATGGCCGCCGGTGACGATGCGCCCGCCCTCGTCCGGGGCCCGCGACACCATGGCCGCCACCTTGTCGCGGTGCGCGGCGGAGATCAGCGGCCCCAGGTCGGTGTCGGCGTCGAAGGGATCGCCGACGACGATCTTCGACATCACCTCGGCGACACCGGCGACGAAGTCGTCATAGAGGTCGCGGGCCACGATCGCCCGGGTCGCCGCGGTGCAGTCCTGGCCGGTGTTGATCAGCGATCCGGCGACCGCACCCTGGATCGCGGCGTCGAGATCGGCGTCGGAGAACACCACAAACGGCGCCTTGCCGCCCAGTTCGAGCTGGGTGCGGTGTCCGTGCACGGCCGCGGCGGCCATCACCCTGCGGCCGACGTCGGTCGAACCGGTGAACGTCACGACGTCGACGCCGGGGTGCCCGGCCAGTGCGCTGCCGACATCGGCGCCCGCGCCGGTGAGGACATTGAGCACGCCATCGGGCAGGCCGGCTTCCTTGGCGATGCGCGCCAGGGTCAGCGTGGTCAGCGGGGTGAGCTCGGCGGGCTTGATGACGACGGAACAGCCGGCGGCCAGGGCGGGGATGACCTTCCAGATCGCCATCTGCAGGGGGTAGTTCCAGGGCGTGATGGTGGCGACCACGCCGACGGCCTCGCGTCGGATGCTCGACGTGTGGTCAGCTGAGTACTCGCCGCTTGCCTTGCCCTCGAGATGCCGCGCGGCACCGGCGAAGAACGCGACGTTGTCGATGCTGCCCGGCACGTCGAACTCGGTGGCCAGGCGGACGGGCTTGCCGGTCTGGCTGACCTCTTCGGCGATGAACAGTTCGGCGTTGGCCTCCATCAGCTCGGCGAGCTTGGCCAGTACCGCGGAGCGGTCGGCGGGCGTGGCGGTGGCCCACCCGCGGAGCGCGGCGCGCGCGCTGGCCACCGCGGCGTCGACGTCGGCGACCGTCGCCAACGCGAGTTCGGCGACGGGTGCGCCGGTGGCCGGGTTGATGACCCTGTGCGCGGGGCCGGAGGTCGAAAGGGACGCACCGCCGAGCCAGCTGCTCGCCACGGTCTTCACGGACGCAGTCGCAGTCATGGCCGCAACGGTAGCTCAGAACCGGGGCCTCGACCAGACGAGCAGCTACGCATTCCCTCGACTGAGGGTCCCCCGACTTCGGAAATTCTCCACGATCGTTGGCATCAACAACTGATTCCGTGCACAATCGTGGCATGCCCAACTCGGCAGGACCACAGACCCCGGCGCCGCTCCGCACGGCCAACAATGGGTCGATTCCCGTCATGCAACTCGATGACCTGTCCAAGGCCATCATCGAGAAGCTTCAGCAGGATGGCCGGCGATCGTATGCGGGCATCGGCAAGGCTGTCGGTCTGTCGGAAGCGGCAGTGCGCCAGCGCGTCCAGCGGATGGTCGACGCAGGCGTCATGCAGATCGTCGCGGTCACCGACCCGATGCAACTCGGTTTCGCCCGTCAGGCGATGATCGGCATCAAGTGCACCGGTGACACGCTCAAGGTCGCCGAGAAGCTCGCTGCGATCGACGCCGTCGACTACGTCGTCCTCACCGCGGGATCCTTCGACGCGATCGTCGAAGTGGTGTGTGAGAACGACGACGGCCTGCTTGAACTGCTCAACACCAGAATCCGCGAAGTCCCGGGAGTGATAGCCACCGAAACGCTCGTTTATTTGAAACTCGTTAAGCAGCAATACAACTGGGGCACAAGATGACATCAACTGATATTCAGCAGAGCACCACTTCAGACCTTTCCGCCAAGGCCGACCGCCACCTGTGGGGCCACTTCGCCCGCCACGGCGCCGGCATCACGCCGCCGATCATCACGCGCGGTGAAGGCGTGCACATCTGGGACAGCACGGGCAGGCAGTACATCGACGGCCTGTCCGGGCTGTTCGTGGTGCAGGTCGGCCACGGCCGCGCCGAACTCGCCGAGGCCGCTGCGAAGCAGGCCGAGACCCTGGCGTTCTTCCCGCTGTGGAGCTACGCGACCCCGCCGGCGATCGAACTCGCCGACCGGATCGCGGGTTACGCACCCGGCGACCTGAACCGGGTGTTCTTCACCACCGGTGGCGGCGAGGCCGTCGAGAGCGCCTGGAAGCTGGCCAAGCAGTACTTCAAGCTGACCGGCAAACCCGGTAAGCACAAGGTGATCTCGCGTGCGGTCGCCTACCACGGAACGCCGCAGGGCGCGCTCGCCATCACCGGCATCCCCGCGTTCAAGGCACCGTTCGAGCCGTTGACGCCCGGTGGTCACCGGGTGCCCAACACCAACTTCTACCGGGCGCCGGCGCCATTCGACACCGACATCAAGGCCTGGGGCGAGTACTGCGCCGACCGCATCGCCGAGGCCATCGAGTTCGAGGGGCCGGACACGGTGTGCGCAGTCTTTCTTGAACCCGTGCAGAACGCCGGCGGCTGCTTCCCGCCGCCGCCGGGGTACTTCCAGCGGGTCCGCGAGATCTGCGACGAGTACGACGTGCTGCTGGTCTCGGACGAGGTGATCTGCGCCTACGGCCGGATCGGGTCGATGTTCGCGTGCGACGACTTCGACTACGTGCCCGACATCATCACCTGCGCCAAGGGCCTGACCTCGGGTTACTCGCCGATCGGCGCGATGATCGCCAGCGACCGACTGTTCGAGCCCTTCAACGACGGCCAGACCGTGTTCGGCCACGGCTACACGTTCGGCGGACACCCGGTGTCGGCCGCGGTGGCACTGGCCAACCTGGACATCTTCGAGCGCGAGGGCATCAACGCCCACGTCAAGGAGAACGCTCCGGCCTTCCGGCGCACACTGGAGAAACTGCTGGACCTCCCGATCGTCGGTGATGTTCGCGGCGAGGGCTTCTTCTACGGCATCGAACTGGTCAAGGACAAGACCACCAAGGAGACGTTCAACGACGAGGAGAGCGAACGCCTGCTGCGCGGGTTCCTGACTCCCGCGCTGTGGGACGCCGGCCTGTACTGCCGCGCCGATGACCGTGGCGACCCAGTGGTCCAGTTGGCTCCGCCGCTGATCTCCGGCCAGGCCGAGTTCGACGCGATCTACGACATCCTGTACAACGTGCTCGGCGAGGCCAGCCGGCGGATGTAGCCATGCACCGACCGCGCGTGCGCCCGGTCCGGTGGTCACCGCCACCGGTCCGGGCTCTGCCCGAGTTCGGTCCGGCCGACCTGACGGTCGTGGACATGCCCGGTGAGGCACCCGAGGACGTCGTCGTCGACGCCGACGGCTTCCTGTGGACCGGACTGGCCGACGGGCGCGTGGTCCGCATCGATCCAGACGGTGCGACGCGGGTGGTCGCCGACACCGGGGGCCGCCCGCTCGGCATGTCGGTGGCCCGCGACGGCAGGCTGCTGATCTGCGACAGCCCGCGCGGCCTCCTGGCGATGGACCCCGACACCGGCACGCTCGACGTGCTGGTGGACACCGTCGACGGACGCAGGCTCAAGTTCTGCTCCAATGTCACCGAAAGCCCGGACGGGGCAATCTATTTCACCGAATCGACGGCAGCGTTCAGCTATGCGCACTTCAAGGCCCCCATCCTCGAGGCCCGCGGCGACGGGGCCCTGTTCCGTCGCGATCCCGACGGTTCGGTCACCACGGTGGCCCGCGGTCTGTACTTCGCGAACGGCGTGACGCCCACAGCCGACGGCGAGGCCTTGGTGTTCGCCGAGACACAGGGTCGCCGGTTGTCGAAGTACTGGCTGAGCGGCGCTCGCGCGGGGACGGTGACCGAACTGGCCGCCGCCCTTCCCGGCATGCCCGACAACCTCTCCACGGGTGCCGACGGCCGAATCTGGTGCGCGTTCGTCTCCCCGGTCAATGCGGCCGCCGACTGGCTGGCCCCCAGGTCTCCGCTGCTGCGGAAAGTGGTGTGGCGGCTTCCCGAACGCCTGCAACCGCAGATCGATCCCGTGGTGTGGGCGGTGGCCTTCGACGCCGACAGTGGCGAGGCCGTCGCGGGTCTGCGGATGACCCATCCGGAGTTCGGTCTGGTGACCGGCCTGGTGGAGCATGCGGGGCGATTGTGGATGGGCAGCATCGGCAGCGCGGCGATCGCGCACTGCGCCCTGCCGAAGTAACAGGCGCAACACAAACCACAGCAGTCACAGCGCGCCTGCCGGATCGGGGACCCGCGGTCACCTAATCTGCACACACCATGGCCAGTTCACGCATCCTCGCCCGGCGCGCGGCGACGCTGGCAGCGGCCCTGTTCCTGGCCGCCGCCCCTGGTTTGGCGTACGCCGAACCCCCCGCACCCGAGACCGACCCGTGCCCGTATCGGGTCACCACCCCGCCGGCCGTGGACGCCTCCGAGGTGCCCAGGCCCGGTGACGCCCCGCCCGCCCCACTGCCCGTGCCCGCCAAGCCCGTCGGCGGCGACGCACTCGGCGACTGCGGCGTCGTCACCGCCGCGGGCACTCCGCCCGTGCCCGGCGACGTCTCGGCCGAGGCCTGGCTGGTAGCCGACCTCGACACCGGTGACGTCATCGCCGCCAAGGATGCCCACGGACGGCACCGCCCCGCGTCGATCGTCAAGGTGCTGACCGCGATGGCCACGCTCGACGAACTGAACCTCAACAAGCGGGTGCCGGGCACCCAGGAGGACGCCAACTCCGAGGGCACCCGCGTCGGTGTCGCACCCGGCGGCGTCTACACCGTCAACGACCTGCTGCACGGACTGCTGATGCACTCGGGCAACGACGCGGCCCACGCGCTCGCGGTGCAACTCGGCGGGATGGACACGGCGCTGGGCAAGATCAACACGCTGGCCAGCAGGCTCGGCGGCCGCGACACCCGGGCCGCCACCCCGTCCGGCCTGGACGGGCCGGGCATGAGCACCTCGGTCTACGACATGGCGTTGTTCTACCGATACGCCTGGGAGAACCCGACGTTCGCGCAGATCGTCTCGACCAAGGAGTACGACTTCCCGGGCCGCGACGGCAATCCGCCGTACGAGATCTACAACGACAACAAGCTTCTGGAGAACTACCCCGGCGCCCTCGGAGGCAAGACCGGCTACACCGACGACGCGGGCCAGACCTTCGTCGGCGCCGCCGAACGCGACGGCCGCCGTCTTGTCGTGGTGCTGATGCGCGGCACCCGCGTGCCGATCGCGCCGTGGGAGCAGGCCGCGCGCCTGCTGGACTACGGGTTCGCCACCCCGCCGGGCACGCAGGTCGGCACGCTGGTCGACCCGGATCCGTCGCTCAAGAAGCCTGAGCCCGCGACCGACCCCGCGGTGGCCTCACGCGCGGCCAGTGTGCTGCCCGACGCCGACACCGCGCCCGTGCGCGTGGGGGTGGCCGTCGTGGGCACCCTCATCGTCTTCGGCCTCATCATGGTCGCCAGGTCCATGAACCGCCGCCCTCAGTACTGAGCCCAGCAGTACGAGGCCCAGCAGTACTAGGCCCAGCGCCCCAGCAGATCCGCAGCCTGCGAACACCATTCGCTGATCAGGTCTCCTGCCGCGCGCTGAGTGCGCACCGCGCCGACCCCCTGTCCGGCGTTGACCGGCGTGGGCTCCCCCACCGCATCGAGCAGAACCCGCTCGGGAAGCGTTGCGGGCCAGGGGTACTGCGCGGCGATGTCGAATTTCCGTGTGGTGGCGGTTTGATTCGACTCGGCGGCCAGCAGTTGATCCCGGGCCGCAGGCGGGGTCAACGCCTCCGTGCAGGTGGCCAATGCCGTGCCGACCCACGCACCCGCGGCCCCGGCCGCCAGGACCGCGGCCAGTGCTCGCGGCGAGGCGATGCCCCCTGCGGCGAGCACCGGCACGTCGACGCTGTCGA
The DNA window shown above is from Mycolicibacterium confluentis and carries:
- a CDS encoding D-alanyl-D-alanine carboxypeptidase family protein, with protein sequence MASSRILARRAATLAAALFLAAAPGLAYAEPPAPETDPCPYRVTTPPAVDASEVPRPGDAPPAPLPVPAKPVGGDALGDCGVVTAAGTPPVPGDVSAEAWLVADLDTGDVIAAKDAHGRHRPASIVKVLTAMATLDELNLNKRVPGTQEDANSEGTRVGVAPGGVYTVNDLLHGLLMHSGNDAAHALAVQLGGMDTALGKINTLASRLGGRDTRAATPSGLDGPGMSTSVYDMALFYRYAWENPTFAQIVSTKEYDFPGRDGNPPYEIYNDNKLLENYPGALGGKTGYTDDAGQTFVGAAERDGRRLVVVLMRGTRVPIAPWEQAARLLDYGFATPPGTQVGTLVDPDPSLKKPEPATDPAVASRAASVLPDADTAPVRVGVAVVGTLIVFGLIMVARSMNRRPQY
- a CDS encoding universal stress protein encodes the protein MHLTVGYLATPTGDDGAALAAAFARTFDAEVDVVLVVRHELPDGHPGRGQYQELLIERGQQWISKAVTRLTGAAKSVTPNVLVGESFPETLMAFAEQKRSDLIVVGGARDGFFGGHVIGPVSSALLHSSSIPVALAPRGYADDPPETITAITAAVPTRPGDDNPLPFAIALARAGTLPIRMLSLVSAENLAEAEDLTELRAAQVAAARKNLNVAAHALPDAPEIESLVADGMTLESALKKLNWTDSDVLVVGSSRFAAPKRIFLGFTASRILAGVDAPVVVIPRD
- a CDS encoding Lrp/AsnC family transcriptional regulator is translated as MQLDDLSKAIIEKLQQDGRRSYAGIGKAVGLSEAAVRQRVQRMVDAGVMQIVAVTDPMQLGFARQAMIGIKCTGDTLKVAEKLAAIDAVDYVVLTAGSFDAIVEVVCENDDGLLELLNTRIREVPGVIATETLVYLKLVKQQYNWGTR
- a CDS encoding aspartate aminotransferase family protein gives rise to the protein MTSTDIQQSTTSDLSAKADRHLWGHFARHGAGITPPIITRGEGVHIWDSTGRQYIDGLSGLFVVQVGHGRAELAEAAAKQAETLAFFPLWSYATPPAIELADRIAGYAPGDLNRVFFTTGGGEAVESAWKLAKQYFKLTGKPGKHKVISRAVAYHGTPQGALAITGIPAFKAPFEPLTPGGHRVPNTNFYRAPAPFDTDIKAWGEYCADRIAEAIEFEGPDTVCAVFLEPVQNAGGCFPPPPGYFQRVREICDEYDVLLVSDEVICAYGRIGSMFACDDFDYVPDIITCAKGLTSGYSPIGAMIASDRLFEPFNDGQTVFGHGYTFGGHPVSAAVALANLDIFEREGINAHVKENAPAFRRTLEKLLDLPIVGDVRGEGFFYGIELVKDKTTKETFNDEESERLLRGFLTPALWDAGLYCRADDRGDPVVQLAPPLISGQAEFDAIYDILYNVLGEASRRM
- a CDS encoding gamma-aminobutyraldehyde dehydrogenase, which encodes MTATASVKTVASSWLGGASLSTSGPAHRVINPATGAPVAELALATVADVDAAVASARAALRGWATATPADRSAVLAKLAELMEANAELFIAEEVSQTGKPVRLATEFDVPGSIDNVAFFAGAARHLEGKASGEYSADHTSSIRREAVGVVATITPWNYPLQMAIWKVIPALAAGCSVVIKPAELTPLTTLTLARIAKEAGLPDGVLNVLTGAGADVGSALAGHPGVDVVTFTGSTDVGRRVMAAAAVHGHRTQLELGGKAPFVVFSDADLDAAIQGAVAGSLINTGQDCTAATRAIVARDLYDDFVAGVAEVMSKIVVGDPFDADTDLGPLISAAHRDKVAAMVSRAPDEGGRIVTGGHVIARPGSFYAPTLIADVDENSEVYRNEIFGPVLTVRSFTDDDDALRQANDTEYGLAASAWTRDVYRAQRASREINAGCVWINDHIPIISEMPHGGVGASGFGKDMSDYSFEEYLTIKHVMSDITGVAEKAWHRTIFTKR
- a CDS encoding SMP-30/gluconolactonase/LRE family protein — its product is MHRPRVRPVRWSPPPVRALPEFGPADLTVVDMPGEAPEDVVVDADGFLWTGLADGRVVRIDPDGATRVVADTGGRPLGMSVARDGRLLICDSPRGLLAMDPDTGTLDVLVDTVDGRRLKFCSNVTESPDGAIYFTESTAAFSYAHFKAPILEARGDGALFRRDPDGSVTTVARGLYFANGVTPTADGEALVFAETQGRRLSKYWLSGARAGTVTELAAALPGMPDNLSTGADGRIWCAFVSPVNAAADWLAPRSPLLRKVVWRLPERLQPQIDPVVWAVAFDADSGEAVAGLRMTHPEFGLVTGLVEHAGRLWMGSIGSAAIAHCALPK